A single Xylanimonas cellulosilytica DSM 15894 DNA region contains:
- a CDS encoding glycoside hydrolase family 13 protein, with the protein MTTSSPSAPDPHAWWRHAVIYQIYPRSFADGNGDGTGDLAGVRGRLPYLKELGVDAVWFTPWYVSPLADGGYDVADYRAIDPQFGTLAEAEALITEAAALGIRTIIDVVPNHVSSAHAWFQAALASEPGSPERARFWFHDGLGPDGSGMPTHWQSSFQGTTWTRTTRPDGTPGQWYLHLFTPEQPDLNWENPDVRQEHLDVLRFWFDRGAAGVRIDSAALPVKDRALPEVPEIHGPGEHPHLDRDELHDIYRTWRAVADGYDDPRILVGEVWLPDAERFAQYLRPDEMHTAFNFDFMVRPWAAAAMRESIDTTLAAHAPVDAPATWVLSNHDITRPVTRYGREDSSFDFARKRFGIPTDVAVGTRRARAAALLTGALPGALYVYQGDELGLPEVEDLPLDVLQDPMHFRSNGVDPGRDGCRVPLPWNRSGASYGFGPERPGSDRAEKPWLPQPVWWGEYAVEAQEHDPASMLTLYRTMLRLRRSLPDLAAGAFTWIEDAGADVLAFRRGAGFACVVNLGATPAARPDGEMLLASGPLAPDGAVPHDTAVWLRL; encoded by the coding sequence ATGACGACGTCGTCACCCTCCGCTCCCGACCCGCACGCCTGGTGGCGCCACGCGGTGATCTACCAGATCTACCCGCGCAGCTTCGCCGACGGGAACGGTGACGGCACGGGCGACCTTGCCGGGGTGCGTGGCCGCCTTCCGTACCTCAAGGAGCTCGGCGTCGACGCCGTCTGGTTCACGCCCTGGTACGTCTCCCCGCTCGCCGACGGCGGCTACGACGTCGCCGACTACCGCGCGATCGATCCCCAGTTCGGCACCCTCGCGGAGGCCGAGGCGCTCATCACGGAGGCCGCCGCACTGGGCATCCGGACGATCATCGACGTCGTCCCCAACCACGTCTCCTCCGCGCACGCCTGGTTCCAGGCCGCCCTGGCGTCCGAGCCCGGCTCCCCGGAGCGGGCCCGCTTCTGGTTCCACGACGGCCTGGGCCCCGACGGCTCCGGCATGCCCACCCACTGGCAGTCCAGCTTCCAGGGCACGACGTGGACCCGCACGACCCGCCCGGACGGCACGCCTGGCCAGTGGTACCTGCACCTGTTCACGCCCGAGCAGCCCGATCTCAACTGGGAGAACCCGGACGTCCGTCAGGAGCACCTCGACGTGCTGCGGTTCTGGTTCGACCGCGGGGCCGCCGGCGTCCGCATCGACTCCGCGGCGCTGCCGGTCAAGGACCGCGCGCTGCCCGAGGTGCCCGAGATCCACGGCCCGGGCGAGCACCCGCACCTGGACCGCGACGAGCTGCACGACATCTACCGCACGTGGCGGGCCGTGGCCGACGGCTACGACGACCCGCGGATCCTGGTGGGCGAGGTGTGGCTGCCGGACGCGGAGCGGTTCGCGCAGTACCTGCGCCCCGACGAGATGCACACGGCGTTCAACTTCGACTTCATGGTGCGCCCCTGGGCCGCCGCCGCGATGCGCGAGTCCATCGACACCACGCTCGCCGCGCACGCCCCGGTGGACGCGCCCGCCACCTGGGTGCTGTCCAACCACGACATCACGCGCCCCGTGACCCGGTACGGCCGCGAGGACTCGTCGTTCGACTTCGCGCGCAAGCGGTTCGGCATCCCCACCGACGTCGCCGTCGGCACGCGGCGGGCCCGTGCGGCCGCCCTGCTCACGGGAGCGCTGCCGGGCGCCCTGTACGTCTACCAGGGCGACGAGCTCGGCCTGCCCGAGGTCGAGGACCTGCCGCTCGACGTGCTCCAGGACCCGATGCACTTCCGCTCGAACGGCGTCGACCCCGGCCGCGACGGCTGCCGCGTGCCGCTGCCGTGGAACCGCTCCGGGGCCTCGTACGGGTTCGGTCCGGAGCGCCCGGGCTCGGACCGCGCCGAGAAGCCCTGGTTGCCCCAGCCGGTCTGGTGGGGCGAGTACGCCGTCGAGGCCCAGGAGCACGATCCCGCCTCGATGCTGACGCTCTACCGCACGATGCTGCGCCTGCGGCGCAGCCTGCCCGACCTGGCCGCCGGCGCCTTCACCTGGATCGAGGACGCCGGCGCCGACGTCCTCGCCTTCCGTCGCGGCGCGGGCTTCGCCTGCGTCGTCAACCTCGGTGCCACGCCCGCCGCACGGCCCGACGGCGAGATGCTCCTCGCCAGCGGGCCGCTCGCCCCGGACGGCGCGGTGCCGCACGACACCGCCGTCTGGCTCCGGCTCTGA
- a CDS encoding carbohydrate ABC transporter permease yields MTTTPAPAPDAVAPAAAATVPASVTRNASRGSRPSGDRTAVSVSDWRRPSVRWGLGTSQIVLLVLLVVVGLGPLLLLARFAVTPTQDILRTPMDIFPNGIAWSNLDTAWNDVQISRYFLNTVWLAAGSWASQLLVATTGGYLLSVLRPAYGKVVEALVLATMFIPAVVLLVPLYLTVLDPPLLRSSLINSFWAVWLPAGASAFNVLLVRRFFDSLPREVFEAARVDGAGPYRLFWSVVLPMSKPILGVVSVFAIIASWKDFLWPLLVLRDPAIQPLSVRLPSIQGTTDLGVFLAALAIATVIPIVLFLVFQRLFLSSAGLGGAVKG; encoded by the coding sequence ATGACGACGACGCCCGCTCCCGCGCCCGACGCCGTCGCCCCTGCGGCGGCCGCGACCGTCCCCGCCTCCGTGACCCGCAATGCCTCGCGCGGCTCAAGACCGTCCGGCGACCGCACCGCGGTCTCCGTCTCCGACTGGCGGCGCCCCTCGGTGCGCTGGGGGCTCGGCACGTCCCAGATCGTCCTGCTCGTGCTCCTCGTCGTCGTCGGGCTCGGGCCGCTGCTCCTCCTCGCCCGGTTCGCCGTCACGCCGACGCAGGACATCCTGCGCACCCCGATGGACATCTTCCCGAACGGGATCGCCTGGTCGAACCTCGACACGGCGTGGAACGACGTCCAGATCAGCCGGTACTTCCTCAACACCGTGTGGCTCGCCGCCGGGTCGTGGGCGTCGCAGCTGCTCGTCGCGACCACCGGCGGGTACCTGCTGTCCGTGCTGCGTCCGGCCTACGGCAAGGTGGTCGAGGCGCTCGTGCTGGCCACGATGTTCATCCCCGCCGTCGTGCTGCTCGTGCCGCTGTACCTGACCGTGCTCGACCCGCCGCTGCTGCGGTCCTCGCTCATCAACAGCTTCTGGGCGGTGTGGCTGCCCGCGGGAGCCTCCGCGTTCAACGTGCTGCTGGTGCGCCGGTTCTTCGACTCGCTGCCCCGCGAGGTGTTCGAGGCCGCCCGCGTGGACGGGGCCGGGCCCTACCGGCTGTTCTGGTCCGTGGTGCTCCCGATGTCGAAGCCGATCCTGGGCGTCGTGTCGGTGTTCGCGATCATCGCGAGCTGGAAGGACTTCCTCTGGCCGTTGCTCGTGCTCCGCGACCCGGCGATCCAGCCGCTCTCCGTGCGGCTCCCGTCGATCCAGGGCACGACGGACCTGGGCGTCTTCCTCGCCGCGCTGGCCATCGCGACCGTCATCCCGATCGTGCTGTTCCTCGTGTTCCAGCGGCTGTTCCTGTCCTCCGCCGGGCTGGGCGGGGCGGTCAAGGGCTGA
- a CDS encoding ABC transporter substrate-binding protein, translating to MKSTHRAAAFGLAGALALSLTACSSGSSANDGGDAGSTDGTGDGSGEVAQTTLRVVSLLPGSEQAAIDAFNAQVAEFEAANPGIDVVPEEYEWKATTFAAQLAGGTLPDVFEIPFTDAQTLIANGQLSDLDAQFRTLPYADRFNPAIVAVGTGADGHVYAVPAKNVYGVGLHYNRALFESAGLDPDDPPTTWDEVAEYAKKIADANPGVAGYMQMSQNNTGGWQLTVQTYSRGGRVQALSDDGATATSTINNPATVEALEWLQAMRWEDNSLGSNFLLDWGTINEAFAAGQVAMFTSGSDVYTSMIQSNGLDPAVYGLAALPLGDSPDVGVLSGGTLAAVPAGVDDAVKDAAIAWIDFFYTAKLVDEARAVADAETLVKDNQPVGTPVLPMFGRDQWEQNQEWIKDYVNVPLDQMQSYIDSMFDLPLVNEPARRTQDVYALLDPIVQAVLTDQNADIDQLLTDADTQAQALLDQE from the coding sequence ATGAAGTCCACCCACCGCGCTGCGGCCTTCGGCCTCGCCGGAGCCCTTGCGCTCAGCCTCACCGCCTGCTCGTCAGGCAGCTCCGCCAACGACGGCGGCGACGCCGGCTCGACCGACGGCACCGGCGACGGCTCCGGCGAGGTCGCCCAGACGACGCTGCGCGTCGTGTCCCTGCTGCCCGGATCCGAGCAGGCCGCCATCGACGCGTTCAACGCGCAGGTCGCCGAGTTCGAGGCCGCCAACCCCGGCATCGACGTCGTGCCCGAGGAGTACGAGTGGAAGGCGACGACGTTCGCCGCCCAGCTCGCCGGCGGCACGCTGCCGGACGTCTTCGAGATCCCGTTCACGGACGCCCAGACGCTCATCGCCAACGGCCAGCTCTCCGACCTGGACGCGCAGTTCCGCACGCTGCCCTACGCCGACCGGTTCAACCCGGCCATCGTCGCCGTCGGCACGGGCGCGGACGGTCACGTCTACGCCGTCCCGGCCAAGAACGTCTACGGCGTCGGGCTGCACTACAACCGTGCCCTCTTCGAGTCCGCAGGACTCGACCCCGACGACCCGCCGACGACGTGGGACGAGGTCGCCGAGTACGCGAAGAAGATCGCCGACGCCAACCCCGGCGTGGCGGGCTACATGCAGATGTCGCAGAACAACACGGGCGGCTGGCAGCTCACCGTGCAGACGTACTCGCGCGGCGGCCGGGTCCAGGCGCTCAGCGACGACGGCGCGACGGCGACCTCGACGATCAACAACCCCGCGACCGTCGAGGCCCTGGAGTGGCTCCAGGCGATGCGGTGGGAGGACAACTCGCTCGGGTCCAACTTCCTGCTCGACTGGGGCACGATCAACGAGGCGTTCGCCGCCGGCCAGGTGGCCATGTTCACGTCGGGCTCCGACGTGTACACCTCGATGATCCAGTCGAACGGCCTGGACCCCGCCGTCTACGGCCTGGCCGCGCTGCCGCTGGGCGACTCTCCCGACGTCGGGGTGCTCTCCGGCGGCACGCTCGCCGCCGTGCCCGCCGGGGTGGACGACGCCGTCAAGGACGCCGCCATCGCGTGGATCGACTTCTTCTACACCGCGAAGCTGGTCGACGAGGCCCGCGCCGTCGCCGACGCCGAGACGCTCGTCAAGGACAACCAGCCGGTGGGCACCCCGGTGCTCCCCATGTTCGGCCGGGACCAGTGGGAGCAGAACCAGGAGTGGATCAAGGACTACGTCAACGTCCCGCTCGACCAGATGCAGTCGTACATCGACTCGATGTTCGACCTGCCGCTGGTCAACGAGCCGGCGCGCCGGACGCAGGACGTGTACGCGCTCCTGGACCCGATCGTCCAGGCCGTGCTCACCGACCAGAACGCCGACATCGACCAGCTCCTGACCGACGCCGACACGCAGGCCCAGGCGCTCCTCGACCAGGAGTGA
- a CDS encoding LacI family DNA-binding transcriptional regulator, which translates to MSRRLAEVAAKVGVSEATVSRVLNGKPGVSEATRAAVLTALDVMGYERPVKLRGERGRLVGLVLPELVNPIFPAFAEVVGGALAQQGYTPVLCTRSAGGVSEAEYVDLLLAQQVSGVIFAGGFYAERGKDHAHYRLLHQRGLPVVLINGAIEQLDFARVSCDDLVAVNLALNHVASLGHTRIGLLLGPADHVPSERKLAAARAWFGQRGLTLDESLVVHSQYSLEAGQATANRLIEGGATAVVAASDPLALGAVRAARRAGLSVPRDLSVVGFDDSALMNLTDPALTTVRQPIEPMGRAAVDILAALVAGEDVPHDELLFEPELVVRGSTTVVPRASAVAS; encoded by the coding sequence ATGTCGAGACGTCTTGCCGAGGTTGCCGCCAAGGTCGGGGTCAGCGAAGCCACCGTGAGCCGCGTGCTCAACGGCAAGCCCGGGGTGTCCGAGGCGACGCGGGCCGCCGTGCTCACCGCGCTCGACGTCATGGGCTACGAGCGGCCCGTCAAGCTGCGCGGCGAACGCGGGCGCCTGGTCGGCCTGGTGCTGCCCGAGCTGGTCAACCCGATCTTCCCGGCGTTCGCCGAGGTGGTGGGTGGTGCGCTCGCCCAGCAGGGGTACACCCCCGTGCTGTGCACGCGCTCCGCGGGCGGCGTCTCCGAGGCCGAGTACGTCGACCTGCTGCTCGCGCAGCAGGTCTCGGGCGTGATCTTCGCGGGCGGCTTCTACGCCGAGCGCGGCAAGGACCACGCGCACTACCGGCTGCTGCACCAGCGCGGCCTGCCCGTCGTCCTGATCAACGGGGCGATCGAGCAGCTCGACTTCGCGCGGGTCTCCTGCGACGACCTGGTGGCCGTCAACCTGGCCCTGAACCACGTGGCGTCGCTGGGCCACACCCGCATCGGGCTGTTGCTCGGCCCCGCCGACCACGTGCCGTCCGAGCGCAAGCTCGCGGCGGCCCGCGCGTGGTTCGGGCAGCGCGGCCTGACCCTGGACGAGAGCCTCGTCGTCCACTCGCAGTACTCGCTCGAGGCCGGGCAGGCGACGGCGAACCGTCTCATCGAGGGGGGTGCGACGGCGGTCGTCGCGGCCTCGGACCCGCTCGCCCTCGGTGCCGTCCGGGCGGCACGACGCGCCGGGCTGTCCGTGCCGCGCGACCTGTCCGTCGTCGGCTTCGACGACTCCGCGCTCATGAACCTCACGGACCCGGCCCTCACCACGGTGCGGCAGCCGATCGAGCCGATGGGTCGCGCTGCCGTGGACATCCTGGCGGCGCTGGTGGCCGGCGAGGACGTGCCGCACGACGAGCTGCTGTTCGAGCCGGAGCTGGTGGTGCGCGGGTCGACGACGGTCGTCCCGCGCGCGTCCGCCGTCGCGTCGTAG
- a CDS encoding LysR family transcriptional regulator translates to MELRHIRYFAGLAETLHFSRAALQLHMTQPALSQAMRQLESEVGAKLLDRTTRQVTLTPAGQRLAHDARRILAAVEESEAAVRRIAAGGADVLRVGLTHCAAPALLPRVVKTLRATLPGVALKVRPDLLSGQIATEVGDGRIDVGIVRGAVTAVGLASAPAYAEELLLALPEDHPLAHAATVTLKDLRTEEFVLPGPGSPLDPVVRRMCAGAGFIPVESTTTDHASVAQALVAAGLGVAFLPAVLATATHPGVTFRSVPGAEMTTLSFVWRAESPTTLVSAALDALAGDGIVGQDLTARAHAG, encoded by the coding sequence GTGGAGCTGCGCCACATCCGGTACTTCGCGGGACTCGCGGAGACGCTGCACTTCAGCCGCGCGGCCCTGCAGCTCCACATGACCCAGCCCGCGCTGTCCCAGGCGATGCGACAGCTCGAGTCCGAGGTCGGGGCCAAGCTGCTCGACCGCACCACCCGCCAGGTGACGCTGACCCCTGCCGGGCAGCGTCTCGCCCACGACGCCCGACGGATCCTCGCGGCCGTCGAGGAGTCCGAGGCGGCCGTGCGCCGCATCGCCGCCGGCGGCGCCGACGTGCTGCGGGTCGGGCTCACCCACTGCGCCGCACCGGCCCTCCTGCCGCGCGTCGTGAAGACGCTGCGCGCGACACTGCCCGGCGTCGCGCTCAAGGTTCGCCCCGACCTCCTGTCCGGGCAGATCGCCACCGAGGTCGGTGACGGCCGCATCGACGTCGGCATCGTCCGCGGAGCGGTCACCGCCGTCGGCCTCGCGAGCGCACCGGCCTACGCCGAGGAGCTGCTCCTCGCCCTGCCGGAGGACCACCCGCTCGCCCACGCCGCGACCGTCACCCTCAAGGACCTGCGCACCGAGGAGTTCGTGCTTCCCGGCCCGGGCTCACCCCTCGACCCGGTCGTCCGGCGCATGTGCGCGGGAGCCGGCTTCATCCCCGTCGAGAGCACCACGACCGACCACGCGTCCGTGGCCCAAGCGCTGGTCGCCGCCGGCCTCGGCGTGGCCTTCCTCCCGGCGGTGCTCGCCACGGCGACCCACCCCGGCGTCACGTTCCGCTCCGTACCCGGGGCGGAGATGACCACGCTGTCCTTCGTGTGGCGGGCAGAGAGCCCCACGACCCTGGTGAGCGCCGCCCTCGACGCCCTCGCCGGGGACGGCATCGTCGGCCAGGACCTGACCGCGCGGGCGCACGCCGGCTGA
- a CDS encoding carbohydrate ABC transporter permease produces MTQLTDTPVPVAARPRRTPAAALVAWVRRGGPHHLVFFLPVLVIFGVFSWIPIARSVVMSFQKTNLVAPPQWVGWDNFQFVLSDPLLGTAVRNTLWFAVLALVIGYPLPLLAAVLMSEVRRAKGLYSALAYLPVVVPPVVSVLLWRVFYNASPSGVFNTILGWVGLGPFPWIQDQTWAMPSLVLAATWAGAGGTVIIYLAALLSVPPELYDAAEVDGAGVWRKVWHVTMPQLRGVLFITLILQIIATAQVFLEPYLFTGGGPANATLTVLLLIYRYAFQSSLGGNYGAATALSLMLAVVLALFSLLYFRLTKRWSQG; encoded by the coding sequence GTGACCCAGTTGACCGACACCCCCGTGCCGGTCGCGGCCCGCCCGCGCCGGACCCCCGCTGCCGCCCTGGTGGCGTGGGTCCGGCGCGGTGGACCGCACCACCTCGTGTTCTTCCTGCCGGTGCTCGTCATCTTCGGCGTCTTCTCGTGGATCCCGATCGCCCGGTCGGTGGTCATGAGCTTCCAGAAGACCAACCTGGTGGCGCCCCCGCAGTGGGTGGGCTGGGACAACTTCCAGTTCGTGCTCAGCGACCCCCTGCTCGGCACGGCGGTGCGGAACACGCTGTGGTTCGCCGTCCTCGCGCTGGTCATCGGCTACCCGCTGCCGCTGCTGGCCGCCGTGCTGATGAGCGAGGTGCGCCGGGCCAAGGGCCTGTACTCGGCCCTGGCGTACCTGCCCGTCGTCGTTCCGCCCGTCGTGTCGGTGCTGCTGTGGCGCGTGTTCTACAACGCTTCGCCGTCCGGCGTCTTCAACACCATCCTCGGCTGGGTGGGGCTCGGTCCCTTCCCCTGGATCCAGGACCAGACCTGGGCCATGCCGTCGCTCGTCCTCGCGGCCACCTGGGCCGGCGCGGGCGGCACCGTGATCATCTACCTCGCCGCCCTGCTGTCCGTCCCGCCGGAGCTGTACGACGCCGCGGAGGTCGACGGCGCCGGCGTCTGGCGCAAGGTCTGGCACGTGACGATGCCGCAGCTGCGCGGCGTCCTGTTCATCACGCTGATCCTGCAGATCATCGCGACGGCCCAGGTGTTCCTCGAGCCGTACCTGTTCACCGGCGGCGGCCCGGCCAACGCGACCCTGACGGTGCTGCTGCTCATCTACCGCTACGCGTTCCAGAGCTCGCTGGGCGGCAACTACGGCGCCGCGACAGCCCTGTCGCTCATGCTCGCCGTGGTGCTCGCGCTGTTCTCCCTGCTGTACTTCCGACTCACCAAGCGCTGGAGCCAGGGATGA
- a CDS encoding PspC domain-containing protein gives MSTQNPNPNPYPSYAMPAPAPSKPFYRPSDGRMIGGVCAAVADRFGWDRNIVRLATVASIFLPGPQVLAYVAAWIIIPDEQKFWERQATAQQAPAYQPYPAPPAPPQA, from the coding sequence ATGAGCACGCAGAACCCGAACCCGAACCCGTACCCCTCCTACGCGATGCCGGCCCCCGCGCCGAGCAAGCCGTTCTACCGTCCGTCGGACGGCCGGATGATCGGTGGCGTGTGCGCCGCCGTCGCCGACCGCTTCGGCTGGGACCGCAACATCGTCCGCCTCGCCACGGTGGCGTCGATCTTCCTGCCCGGCCCGCAGGTCCTGGCCTACGTCGCGGCCTGGATCATCATCCCGGACGAGCAGAAGTTCTGGGAGCGGCAGGCCACCGCCCAGCAGGCCCCGGCCTACCAGCCGTACCCGGCCCCGCCCGCCCCGCCCCAGGCGTGA